From one Astatotilapia calliptera chromosome 10, fAstCal1.2, whole genome shotgun sequence genomic stretch:
- the LOC113029990 gene encoding GTPase IMAP family member 7-like, translating to MAGSLPHPADQHVDASLTPDTQRDVIHVQEEAEAHAEDLHLRMVLVGRTGVGKSASGNTILGRKAFKSTSSFASVTSECQKETGEVEGQTLAVVDTPGLFDITVSELEVKEQFVRCISFVAPGPHVFLIVIQIGRFTKEEQETVKILQEIFGKEAADYTMVLFTHGDDVDNEANIDTLINGNQRLHGFISQCGGGYHVFKNRSEDVSQVRELLEKINTMVQSNGGKCYTNEMLQEAERAVREETERIQREDTEMVEEEEAGGAGGQEEKKKKFLKSVGIGAGAGSVLGPVGAALGAAVGAAVAAAKEKQCVIL from the exons ATCCTGCTGATCAACACGTTGATGCCTCGCTCACTCCTGACACACAGcgtgatgtcatccatgtacaggaggaaGCAGAAG CACATGCAGAGGACCTTCACCTCAGGATGGTGCTTGTTGGGAGAACGGGAGTTGGGAAGAGTGCATCAGGAAACACCATCTTGGGAAGAAAAGCCTTTAAATCTACATCCTCTTTTGCTTCAGTGACGTCAGAGTGTCAGAAGGAAacaggagaggtggaaggaCAGACGCTGGCTGTTGTCGATACTCCGGGCCTGTTTGACATCACCGTGTCTGAGTTGGAGGTGAAGGAACAGTTTGTTAGATGCATCTCCTTTGTTGCGCCTGGTCCTCATGTGTTCCTGATCGTCATCCAGATTGGCAGATTCaccaaagaagaacaagaaacagTGAAAATCCTTCAGGagatatttggaaaagaagcaGCAGATTATACTATGGTGCTGTTCACACATGGAGATGATGTGGACAATGAAGCTAACATAGACACATTAATAAATGGAAATCAGCGTCTGCACGGCTTCATCAGTCAGTGTGGTGGAGGatatcatgtttttaagaacagaagTGAGGATGTCTCTCAGGTCAGGGAGCTGCTGGAGAAGATCAACACCATGGTTCAGAGCAACGGAGGAAAATGTTACACCAATGAGATGCTGCAGGAGGCTGAGAGAGCCGTCAGAGAAGAGACTGAACGTATTCAGAGAGAAGATACAGAGAtggtggaagaagaagaagcaggaggtgcaggaggacaggaagagaaaaagaagaagttctTGAAGAGTGTGGGTATCGGAGCGGGTGCTGGAAGTGTGCTGGGTCCAGTGGGAGCAGCACTGGGAGCGGCAGTGGGAGCTGCTGTTGCAGCAGCGAAAGAGAAACAATGTGTCATACTGTGA